From Novipirellula galeiformis, the proteins below share one genomic window:
- a CDS encoding tetratricopeptide repeat protein codes for MKRYDQSMQSLLSLLIHPSLRRRSFTRIQSTERIIRRCSTMTITAWTLIAATGCQSWTPPPSLFPAKPSVYDIPDEDGVRQTSAESSFGDTARKNTTRVMNFVTLREQENVDKAKDLYKQGDTAFRQAGTMSGKEAKTTFHKAAKLFRRANEASPGTALQQDAMFMQAESLFFADRLSEASEAYTELQKTYPRNRHNDRITARLFNISRYWIETEKATENDWKFLNLTDHKRPVLDADGHAIRVLDQIRYDDPTGKLADDATMAAAAEHIRQGKFEKADEFLTDLRETYTDSDHLFMAHLLGIRCKLEMYAGPDYSGLVLEEAEKIVQQTRTRFPDKLQDEKYNDIVARAAAEISFHHAERLASRARFRENKKEYGAARYYYQQLLTMHQDTPHAETARTRLAEIEKLPDVPTPRLSWLTTVFPDSKSSTPLETTFEDGSKRPESEGATMLR; via the coding sequence ATGAAGCGATACGACCAATCAATGCAATCATTGCTCTCCCTATTGATTCACCCGAGTCTTCGCCGACGATCGTTTACACGAATCCAATCGACGGAGCGGATCATCCGTCGCTGCAGCACGATGACGATCACCGCTTGGACGCTGATCGCCGCGACGGGTTGTCAATCATGGACGCCCCCGCCGAGTTTGTTTCCAGCGAAACCGTCCGTATACGACATTCCCGACGAAGATGGCGTTCGTCAAACCTCCGCGGAATCTTCGTTTGGCGACACAGCACGAAAAAACACGACGCGAGTGATGAACTTCGTCACCCTGCGTGAGCAGGAAAACGTCGACAAAGCAAAGGACCTCTACAAACAAGGCGACACCGCTTTCCGCCAAGCGGGAACGATGTCGGGCAAGGAAGCCAAAACGACGTTCCACAAGGCGGCCAAATTGTTTCGTCGTGCCAACGAAGCGTCCCCAGGCACTGCGCTGCAACAAGACGCGATGTTCATGCAAGCGGAGAGCTTGTTCTTTGCGGATCGCTTGAGCGAAGCGAGCGAAGCCTACACCGAGCTGCAGAAGACCTACCCACGCAATCGCCACAACGATCGAATCACCGCTCGGCTGTTTAACATTTCGCGTTATTGGATCGAAACCGAAAAAGCGACGGAGAACGATTGGAAGTTCTTGAACCTGACCGACCACAAACGTCCCGTGCTGGACGCCGACGGTCATGCCATCCGGGTGCTCGATCAAATTCGTTACGATGACCCGACCGGCAAACTTGCAGATGACGCCACCATGGCTGCCGCAGCGGAGCACATTCGCCAAGGCAAGTTTGAGAAGGCCGACGAGTTCTTAACCGACTTGCGTGAAACGTACACCGACAGCGACCATTTATTCATGGCTCACCTGCTGGGGATTCGCTGCAAGCTCGAAATGTACGCGGGCCCCGATTACAGCGGCTTGGTGCTCGAGGAAGCGGAAAAAATTGTACAGCAAACGCGCACTCGTTTTCCCGACAAACTGCAGGACGAAAAGTACAACGACATCGTCGCTCGTGCTGCCGCGGAGATCTCGTTCCATCACGCAGAACGCCTAGCCAGCCGGGCTCGTTTTCGTGAGAACAAAAAAGAGTATGGTGCGGCAAGGTACTACTACCAACAATTGCTGACGATGCACCAAGATACGCCGCATGCTGAAACGGCGCGGACGCGTTTAGCTGAGATTGAAAAACTACCTGACGTTCCCACACCACGTCTGTCGTGGCTGACCACCGTTTTTCCGGACTCCAAAAGCTCCACTCCGCTGGAAACCACCTTCGAAGATGGCAGCAAGCGTCCGGAGTCCGAAGGCGCCACGATGCTAAGGTAG
- the lptE gene encoding LPS assembly lipoprotein LptE, with the protein MNQINRTLRACLFPIIAISLCWCGGCSLYQYGPSSLYRSDIRTVHVPMVRNTTFRHDLGPRLSLALVKEIESRTPFKVVSDPNADSTLLVRLTGENKVVLSETTSDDPRALDATISAQADWVSRRGEKLMQNTVVPNSGITISFSQDSRFVPEAGQSIDTAMQDAIDKLAQRVVSQMELRW; encoded by the coding sequence GTGAATCAAATCAACCGTACGCTTCGTGCCTGCCTATTCCCCATCATTGCGATCTCGCTTTGCTGGTGCGGTGGATGCTCGTTGTACCAGTACGGCCCCTCGTCGCTGTATCGATCGGACATCCGCACCGTGCATGTGCCGATGGTTCGCAACACCACGTTTCGCCATGACTTGGGACCGCGGTTGTCACTCGCGCTCGTCAAGGAGATCGAAAGCCGCACCCCGTTCAAGGTGGTTTCTGACCCGAATGCCGACAGCACGTTGCTCGTCCGACTGACCGGCGAGAACAAGGTCGTGTTGTCCGAAACAACCTCCGACGACCCGAGGGCGCTCGATGCCACGATCTCGGCCCAAGCAGACTGGGTTAGCCGCCGCGGTGAAAAGTTGATGCAGAACACCGTCGTTCCCAATAGTGGCATCACGATTTCGTTCAGCCAAGATTCGCGGTTCGTCCCCGAAGCGGGGCAATCGATCGATACGGCAATGCAAGACGCGATCGACAAGCTCGCTCAGCGAGTGGTTTCGCAGATGGAACTTCGCTGGTAA
- the folP gene encoding dihydropteroate synthase: protein MPRRCDCWDIGRRRLEFARRPLVMGILNVTPDSFSDGGAHRQVEDAVRVALQMEADGADIIDIGGESTRPYSDVVEAEQETSRVLPVIEQLAGRLTIPISIDTSKAEVAERALDAGAEIINDVTGLEGDPLMGELARQRSVGVCVMHMKGTPQTMQDDPCYEDVVAEIERYLVERLQACERIGIRRDRICLDPGIGFGKTHEHNLTLLRATRRFVELGSPLLIGHSRKGFIAKLIGDPLADRTAATLGVSLAVAAAGAQVIRVHDVKPTVDALKLFEASGGLN from the coding sequence GTGCCACGACGCTGTGATTGCTGGGATATCGGCCGCCGCCGTTTGGAGTTCGCTCGACGCCCATTGGTGATGGGGATTTTGAACGTCACGCCCGACAGTTTCTCCGATGGGGGAGCCCACCGGCAAGTCGAAGACGCGGTCCGCGTCGCACTACAAATGGAGGCCGACGGCGCCGACATCATCGACATCGGCGGCGAGAGCACACGGCCCTATAGCGATGTCGTCGAGGCCGAACAGGAAACCTCGCGCGTATTGCCCGTGATCGAGCAGTTGGCCGGACGATTGACGATCCCAATCAGCATCGACACGTCCAAGGCCGAAGTCGCCGAACGAGCTCTCGATGCGGGAGCCGAGATCATCAACGATGTAACCGGACTCGAAGGCGATCCGTTGATGGGCGAACTTGCGCGCCAACGAAGCGTCGGCGTGTGCGTCATGCATATGAAGGGCACCCCGCAAACGATGCAAGACGATCCCTGCTACGAAGATGTGGTGGCGGAGATCGAACGATATCTGGTCGAGCGATTGCAAGCATGTGAGCGCATCGGAATCCGTCGCGACCGCATTTGCTTGGATCCCGGAATCGGCTTCGGCAAGACGCACGAGCACAACTTGACCTTGCTGCGAGCGACGCGGCGGTTCGTCGAGCTTGGATCGCCGTTGTTGATCGGACACTCGCGAAAAGGCTTCATCGCCAAACTGATTGGCGATCCATTAGCCGACCGTACCGCCGCAACCCTAGGGGTTTCTTTAGCCGTGGCCGCCGCGGGTGCGCAAGTGATCCGTGTTCACGACGTCAAACCGACCGTCGACGCACTGAAGCTTTTTGAAGCCTCCGGTGGCCTCAACTAG